Proteins found in one Amphiprion ocellaris isolate individual 3 ecotype Okinawa chromosome 22, ASM2253959v1, whole genome shotgun sequence genomic segment:
- the LOC111569235 gene encoding RNA-binding Raly-like protein isoform X3, translating into MTMYKRKRRNHRYINMAGEPKPYRPKAGSKRPLSAVYSGYEFDYEYYRDDFYSRLFDYHGRVAPPPRAVIPLKRSRVLTPSSRRGKTSFPMKTSSSSSSSSSRPPTSSSSSGVKPVKTDQLQTIKRELTQIKMKIDSLLGRLEKIEKQQRVESEAQRKYEDNCDSLHEESVSETAENSGEEAGEGALDVEAGEMTDGGEDDFDEEGSHHLIENHVSDIDN; encoded by the exons ACATAAACATGGCCGGGGAGCCGAAGCCCTACAGGCCTAAAGCCGGCTCCAAACGGCCGCTTTCAGCTGTTTACAG TGGATATGAATTTGATTACGAGTACTACAGGGATGACTTCTACAGCAG gCTCTTTGACTACCATGGCAGAGTGGCCCCCCCACCCAGAGCTGTGATCCCGCTGAAGCGCTCCAGGGTGCTCACTCCTTCCTCCCGCCGTGGGAAGACCTCCTTCCCCATGaaaacctcctcctcttcctcctcttcctcctccagacctcccacatcatcctcctcctccgggGTCAAAC CAGTGAAGACGGACCAGCTTCAGACGATTAAACGGGAGCTCactcagatcaagatgaagatcgACTCTTTGCTGGGACGCCTGGAGAAGATTGAGAAGCAGCAGAGAGTCGAATCTG AGGCTCAGAGAAAGTACGAGGACAACTGCGACTCCCTGCATGAGGAGTCGGTGTCGGAGACGGCAGAAAACTCCGGGGAGGAGGCCGGCGAGGGGGCGCTGGACGTGGAGGCGGGCGAGATGACTGATGGAGGCGAGGACGACTTCGACGAGGAGGGCAGCCACCATCTG ATAGAAAACCACGTATCGGATATCGACAACTGA